GGCCCTCGGGGGAGAAACCGTCAATGAATATCGGGCCGCCATATACCGCTCTCTCCTGGCTGTAAAGGCCGAGAAGGTGGCCGTTGACGCGAACGTCAAGGTTACCGACGGTGATGTCGTCAGCTACTATGAGGAAAATAAAGCATCTTTTTTTCGCCCCAAGCGGTTCAAGGTGAGCCATGTGCTGGTAAAGGTTCCTTCGAATGCGACGAATAAGGAGCGCGATGAGTTTTTGATAAAGGCCGAGGGGCTAGCTGAAAGGGCCAAGGGCGGGGAGGACTTTTATGACCTGGCGTACTATAATTCCGATGACAGAACCCGCTATATCGGGGGAGATCTCGGCTTTATTCACATGGGGCAAACCGTCAAGCCTTTTGAGAATGCTCTTCTGAATCTGAAACCCGGGGATGTCGTCGGTCCCGTCGAAACAATCTCGGGTTTTCACATCATCAAGTTGTTCGAGGTTGAAGATCCCACCCAGTTGACCCTCGATGAAATGAGGGGGAAAATACAGCTCAGGCTAAAGGAAAAGAAAACCGCGGCTCTTTATGAAGATTGGATGAAGGGCCTCAAGGCCAAGTACAAGGCCGAAAAATTTTTCGGCGAGTAGGCTTGCCCGTTTCGGACTTGTTGTCTCGCGAGATTGGAGGGGGCCCTCGAATGGGCAACGGGGCCCCTGCCTTTACCCCATTCGCTCCTCTTGTCCTGGGACCATTGGTGCAGAAGCATCGGAGTCTGTCGAAGCGTGTCGGGCGGGATTTGTCGATGCGGGTCCTCCGTGCTGTGGCCTACGCCGGCTAGGCGGCCCTGAATGGGGGGCTTCTCCTCTCGGGCCGCTCTGTTGAGGGGGCCTGCCCGGCCTCTCGCTGAGTGTTTTTCATTTATATTTTTTAGGGGTTGTGATAGTAATACGCGTTATGCCCGTATTCCAATGTAAAATCGGAACCGCGGATGGGCGGGTTATTGAAAAAGAGTACGAGGCCGCCAGCCGTGACCTGCTTCGGGAGAACCTTGAAGAACAGGGTTTTTTCGTTTTCCAGGTTAAAAAGCGGCCGCTGCAGTTTCTCTTTAGTGAGGGGGGGAAACGAGGCCGGCTGACCAGCAGGAGGTTCTTGTCTTTCAACCAGGAGCTGCTGGTCCTGATTCGGTCGGGACTGCCGATTCTCCAGGTTCTGGATACCATCAGCGATCGCATGGAGTCCGGGACCATGCTCGAAGTCTTGCGCGAGATCCGGGAGGACATCAAGGGCGGCAGTGCTCTGTCGGATGCCTTCGGCAAGTTCCCCCGACAATTCCCCCATCTTTACGTCGCATCTATTCGAGCGGGTGAAAGCACCGGAGATCTTCCGGTGACCATCTCCCGGTTCATCGAATATCAGAAGCGCGTGGAGGCCATCAAGGCCAAGGTGAGAAGCGCCTCCTTCTATCCGATGCTCCTCAGCATC
This genomic window from Desulfuromonas sp. contains:
- a CDS encoding peptidylprolyl isomerase — translated: ELSPEKREEARSEAFDLLVDRGYKIRYALDEEIAVENSEVEEIFQEVKGRFSSLDDFQKALGGETVNEYRAAIYRSLLAVKAEKVAVDANVKVTDGDVVSYYEENKASFFRPKRFKVSHVLVKVPSNATNKERDEFLIKAEGLAERAKGGEDFYDLAYYNSDDRTRYIGGDLGFIHMGQTVKPFENALLNLKPGDVVGPVETISGFHIIKLFEVEDPTQLTLDEMRGKIQLRLKEKKTAALYEDWMKGLKAKYKAEKFFGE